GAACTGGGCGTCGCCCCCGGCGGGAATACCCCCAGGCCGGCACCGGCCTCGCAGAAAAATGCGTCCGAGCCGCGCGGCGGTGGGACGGATGCCGCGCCGGTCACCATCCCGGCCCCGCCGGCGCCGAATCTCGGCCCGAATTCCCCGGCTCAGCACCCCTGATTCGGGCGGCTTCCGGGCCGCCGCTTCACATCGCCATCGTCGATCGATCATGCCGCCGCCCTGCCGGGCGATTGCGGCATTTTGTCATGCACATAGTTATCCACAGCTTCGCCCCAGGAACATATCGGGAAATCCCACGGATTTGTGCGCCGCGGCCCGATTTTGCGACCAAGCTCTACCCAAGAAATACACAGCGAAACCATATCTACCCCATCCAGTGGTATTGTTTCCCATGTCGAACCCATGGTACTCCCCGGTCGTCCGCAAAGAGGCCCACGGGGAGCGAGGGTCATCGAGATTGCGGAAGGGCGGCGGGGCGCCGCTGGACGGGGCACAGGCTTGGACATCGGCCACATCTTTCAGGGCCATGCGCTGAACGCAGTGGACGCGAAGGGGCGGGTGTCCGTGCCGGCCAGCTTCCGTGCGCTCATCGAAAAGCGCGCGCTCGCCAATAATCTGGACCCTGAAAACGCCCTCAAGATCGGCGAGCACAAGAGCGGCGACTGCCTGTGGTCGCTCGACGCCGTCGCCTCCGCCGAAGTGGATCGCCAGCTGTCCGAAAGCGTCGCGGATCTCCCCGCCGCCGAGCGCATGGACAAGCTCGAGGAATTGGCGATGGACGCCCATGGCGGCCTCGAGAAGGTCACGTTCGACGGCGCCGGCCGCATGGTGCTCTCCCCCATGCTGCGCGAGTTCGGCCAGATCGAGGATCTCGCCTTCTTCGTCGGCGTCGGCCTGACCTTCCAGATCTGGAATCCCCGCATCGCGATGCTGCGCCTCCCCGAGGCATCGCGCGTGCGCAAGCCGCTGGCCTTCCTCCTCAAGGAGCGGGGCATCGTGCTGTGAGTGACGCTCCCCACATCCCGGTCCTGCTCGAAGAAGTGCTGGCAGGACTCGCCGTCCAGCCCGGCGAAACCCATGTCGATGGCACCTTCGGCGCGGGCGGCTATACCCGTGCGCTCCTCGCGGCGGGCGCGGCACGGGTCTACGCTTTCGATCGCGATCCCGATGCGATCGCCGCCGGCCGCGCGCTGGAGGCCGATAGCGGCGGGCGCCTCATCCTGGTGCCCGAGCGCTTCTCGCGCATGGTCGAGGCGCTGGCCGAGCGCGGTGTCGCGCATGTCGACGGCGTGACGCTGGATATCGGCGTCTCGTCCATGCAGCTCGATCAGGCGGGCAGGGGCTTCTCCTTCCAGTCCGATGGCCCGCTCGACATGCGGATGGAGCAGGCCGGGCAGAGCGCGGCCGATTTCGTCAACGAAGCCGACGAGGCGGCGATCGCCGATGTGCTCCATCATTATGGCGAGGAACCCCGTGCGCGCCGTATCGCCCGCGCGATCGTCGCGGCGCGGCCGCTGTCGCGCACCGGCGAACTCGCCGAGGTCGTGCGCCGCGCCGTCGGCCACCATCCGGGGATGCCCAAGGATCCGGCGACGCGGACCTTCCAGGGGATTCGCATCCACCTCAACCGGGAGCTCGACGAGCTCGACGAGGGGCTGTCGGCGGCCGAGGCGCTGCTGGCGCCGGGCGGCCGGCTCGCAGTGGTCAGTTTCCACTCGCTGGAGGATCGCATGGTGAAGCGTTTCCTCAACGCGCGCGGCAAGCCGATGCCGGCCGGATCGCGGCATCTCCCGCAGACGCGCGCCGCGCATGCCCAGAGTTTCGAGGCGGTGTCGCGCGGTATCCGTGCCGGCGAGGCCGAGACGCGCCGCAATCCCCGTTCCCGTTCGGCGACGCTGCGCGTCGCCCGCCGCACCGCCGCCACCGCCTGGCCCATAGAGGCCGCATCTGCCCGCCAAGGAGCCCGTTAATGACGATCGCGACACGATTCAGGACAGTGGGGTCAGCCGCGTGCGTCGCGGTGGCCGCGCTCGGCTGCTATCTCGTCTCGCTCCAGGTCGCGGCGGAACGCGCACGCGTGGCGGATACGGAACGGGGCCTGCTGACGGCGCAGCAGGATATCCGTACCTTGCAGACCGAGCTCAACACGCGGAGCCGACTGGTGCAGCTGGAGCGGTGGAACGCGGACGTGCTGTCGTTGACCGCGCCCAAGGCGCACCAGTATCTGGCAGGCGAGATGCAACTCGCCAGCCTTGCCGCCCCGATGCCGACGCAGAGCGCGAACGGCGCCCCCGACGCCTCCGGCCTCCAGGTCGCGCCGGCGGTGGCGCAGGTCGCCTATCGGCGGGCGGCGGCCGTGCCGACGACCCGGCTGGTCCATTCGGTGTCGCTCGATCTCGATGCGCCCACCGAGCGGCCGGTGCTGCATCGTGCCAGCCTGACGATTCCGGGCGATGAGGTCGTCGCCTATCTCGACCGGGGCGGGAAGCCGCCGCGGCCGTGACCACGGCCACCGTCGCGCGCCCCGATCGGGTCCGGCTCGCGGACAAGCGCCAGCAATCGCTGGCGCTCGTGCATTTCCGCCTGATGGTGGTGATGCTGCTGTTCCTGGGCGTGGTCGGCGTGATCGCGTTGCGCCTGCTGTTCATGTCGATCTTCTCGACCGGCGCGGCACCCACACCGGCCGGCGATGGCCTGCTGCCGGCGCGCGGCGATATCGTCGATCGCAACGGTATCCCGCTGGCGAGCACGATCCAGGCGTGGTCGATCG
This genomic window from Sphingomonas abietis contains:
- a CDS encoding division/cell wall cluster transcriptional repressor MraZ — translated: MDIGHIFQGHALNAVDAKGRVSVPASFRALIEKRALANNLDPENALKIGEHKSGDCLWSLDAVASAEVDRQLSESVADLPAAERMDKLEELAMDAHGGLEKVTFDGAGRMVLSPMLREFGQIEDLAFFVGVGLTFQIWNPRIAMLRLPEASRVRKPLAFLLKERGIVL
- the rsmH gene encoding 16S rRNA (cytosine(1402)-N(4))-methyltransferase RsmH, which encodes MSDAPHIPVLLEEVLAGLAVQPGETHVDGTFGAGGYTRALLAAGAARVYAFDRDPDAIAAGRALEADSGGRLILVPERFSRMVEALAERGVAHVDGVTLDIGVSSMQLDQAGRGFSFQSDGPLDMRMEQAGQSAADFVNEADEAAIADVLHHYGEEPRARRIARAIVAARPLSRTGELAEVVRRAVGHHPGMPKDPATRTFQGIRIHLNRELDELDEGLSAAEALLAPGGRLAVVSFHSLEDRMVKRFLNARGKPMPAGSRHLPQTRAAHAQSFEAVSRGIRAGEAETRRNPRSRSATLRVARRTAATAWPIEAASARQGAR